The following are from one region of the Colius striatus isolate bColStr4 chromosome Z, bColStr4.1.hap1, whole genome shotgun sequence genome:
- the PALM2AKAP2 gene encoding A-kinase anchor protein 2 isoform X2 — MSGGERGKERSNIAPRRNRGKASKEDGSAGRSRRGREGRTKMRGEEEKSSRIPEDDIRLRKNRDQHCANFLESATVLATKEDKMEIEVPVSEHKSITTVASPDPIDNPSHFFSPAASHNGLKDRHESLDSEVAKEIRYLDEVLEANCCDSAADNTFNGSSSPEPSAVTIMDGSGASVNVSNDSIPCGREANVVDKQTPLVIEPLKASVTDENLKSNGHSLSGLKEDTRENLKVPGSPTSSNSSRRSSKDGETTLTTLKKEAKFELRAFHEDKKPSKLFEDEEEKEKYRVRKVRPSEEMMELEKERRELIKSQAVKKNPSIAAKWWNPPQEKTLEDQLDEEHLESHKKYKERKERQQQQGATPASPKQVSCSFAPPEPVNTKKEDIVTEQIDFSAARKQFQLMEHSGPSQSQIPPRRSGTPKMFSIKPFYKSLNPSHADRPLSSVTRPVSVCGQAGQLETNNGTVVKAQKVSCTSEDDASAQTTTTDPVRDLPCSDSPKAGQASKLWAEDGEFMSARAIFTVVKDDGQGVLDQFSKSGSASSPPEELDSGLDDLSVRSQDTTVLETLSNDFSMDNISDSGASNETMSALQESLLADFSLPQTPQADIPADCRGKGISKSFSDPGCDSPSSALADSMLIDDQLEYHAGLLVQNAIQQAIAEQADKASCKEEEIPAEKEISIKEQPATTRPTLVSKAQQNPMFAPPQVSSPVQDKRDTLPKTSKEEDSGLREGKTLQQSPVYSASQPFLVEENRHEVSYFSKYSEAAELRSTASILATQEPEVTVGPFKLRSRKQRTLSMIEEEIRAAQEREEELKRQRQGLQVAPSPVTKSAPPMPTRTVSYKTAPGKIEKIKPPPSPTTEGPLSQSDSPPEEPVGAQRPKNLMQTLMEDYETHKTKRRERMDDSSVLEATRVNRRKSALALRWEAGIYANREEDE; from the exons aaatctTCTAGAATCCCTGAGGATGACATCAGgttgagaaaaaacagagacCAACACTGTGCCAATTTCTTGGAGTCAGCTACTGTGCTTGCTACAAAGGAAGATAAAATGGAAATTGAAGTTCCAGTTTCTGAACACAAAAGCATCACCACAGTGGCTTCACCAGATCCCATAGACAATCCAAgccactttttttcccctgctgccAGCCACAATGGACTTAAGGACAGGCATGAATCTCTGGACAGTGAAGTTGCTAAAGAGATCAGATACCTAGATGAAGTACTGGAGGCAAATTGCTGTGATTCTGCTGCAGATAATACCTTCAATGGGAGCTCCTCCCCCGAACCAAGTGCAGTCACCATTATGGATGGCTCAGGAGCATCTGTTAACGTCAGCAATGATTCAATACCCTGTGGAAGGGAAGCAAATGTAGTTGACAAGCAGACACCTTTGGTAATTGAACCATTGAAAGCTAGCGTAACAGATGAGAACCTGAAATCTAATGGCCATTCCTTGAGTGGACTGAAAGAAGACACTAGGGAGAATCTGAAGGTGCCAGGAAGTCCCACTTCTTCAAACAGTTCTAGGAGATCCTCTAAGGATGGAGAAACAACTCTTACAACCCTTAAGAAAGAGGCAAAGTTTGAACTACGAGCCTTCCATGAAGACAAAAAGCCCTCAAAGCTCTttgaagatgaggaagagaaagaaaaatacagagttCGCAAAGTGAGACCGTCAGAGGAAATGATGGAacttgaaaaggaaagaagggaacTCATCAAGAGCCAGGCTGTCAAGAAAAACCCCAGCATTGCCGCCAAATGGTGGAACCCTCCCCAAGAGAAGACCCTGGAGGATCAACTGGATGAAGAGCATCTGGAGTCCCACAAGAAGTACAAGGAGCGCAAGGAGAGACAACAGCAGCAAGGTGCAACACCAGCATCCCCTAAACAGGTCAGCTGCTCCTTTGCACCACCAGAGCCAGTCAATACCAAGAAAGAGGATATTGTCACAGAGCAAATTGACTTCTCAGCTGCCAGAAAGCAGTTCCAGCTGATGGAGCATTCAGGTCCATCTCAGAGTCAGATCCCACCAAGACGGTCAGGAACACCCAAAATGTTCTCCATCAAACCCTTCTACAAAAGCCTCAATCCTTCACATGCAGACAGACCGCTGTCCTCTGTGACAAGACCTGTTTCAGTGTGTGGGCAAGCAGGACAGCTTGAGACTAACAATGGCACTGTTGTCAAAGCACAGAAGGTTTCCTGTACTTCAGAAGATGATGCAAGTGCTCAGACTACCACTACTGATCCAGTGAGAGACTTACCATGCAGTGATAGCCCCAAAGCTGGACAGGCCTCAAAATTGTGGGCGGAGGATGGAGAATTCATGAGTGCAAGAGCCATTTTCACGGTGGTGAAAGATGATGGACAGGGAGTGCTAGACCAGTTCTCAAAGTCAGGCAGTGCCTCTTCCCCTCCTGAGGAGCTTGACTCTGGTTTGGATGACTTGTCTGTCAGGTCACAGGATACCACTGTCTTGGAGACCCTTTCCAATGACTTCAGCATGGATAACATCAGCGACAGTGGTGCCTCTAATGAGACCATGAGTGCCCTACAGGAAAGCTTGCTGGCCGATTTCTCCCTGCCACAGACTCCACAGGCTGACATACCAGCAGACTGCAGGGGCAAAGGCATCTCCAAGTCATTCAGCGACCCGGGCTGTGACTCGCCCTCCTCTGCTTTGGCAGACTCCATGCTGATTGATGACCAGCTGGAGTACCATGCTGGCCTACTGGTTCAGAATGCCATCCAACAAGCCATAGCCGAGCAGGCAGATAAAGCAAGCTGCAAGGAGGAAGAAATCCCAGCGGAGAAGGAGATCTCAATCAAAGAGCAGCCAGCTACCACCAGGCCAACCCTAGTCTCCAAGGCGCAGCAGAACCCAATGTTTGCTCCACCCCAGGTGTCTTCACCTGTTCAAGACAAAAGGGACACCCTACCAAAGACTTCAAAAGAGGAAGACTCAGGACTCAGGGAAGGGAAGACCTTGCAGCAGTCGCCTGTGTATTCAGCCAGCCAACCATTCCTTGTGGAGGAAAACAGGCATGAAGTCAGCTATTTCAGCAAGTATTCAGAGGcagctgagctgaggagcactgCCTCCATCCTGGCCACGCAGGAGCCAGAAGTGACTGTGGGTCCTTTCAAGTTACGGTCAAGGAAGCAGCGGACTTTGTCGATGATAGAAGAAGAGATCAGAGCTGctcaggaaagagaagaggagctGAAGAGGCAGCGGCAAGGTCTGCAGGTGGCACCAAGCCCTGTTACGAAGAGCGCACCACCCATGCCCACCAGAACCGTGTCTTACAAAACCGCACCAG GAAAGATAGAGAAGATTAAGCCTCCTCCATCCCCCACTACCGAAGGCCCCCTCTCGCAGTCCGACTCACCGCCTGAGGAACCTGTGGGAGCTCAGCGACCCAAGAACCTGATGCAGACCCTCATGGAGGATTATGAAACACACAAAACTAAGAGACGAGAAAGGATGGATGACAGCAGT GTGCTGGAGGCAACGAGGGTGAACCGCAGGAAGAGCGCTCTGGCACTGCGCTGGGAAGCTGGCATTTACGCCAACCGGGAGGAGGATGAGTAG
- the PALM2AKAP2 gene encoding PALM2-AKAP2 fusion protein isoform X3, producing the protein MFRYTAPWQVLCLSMEQGLRKSSRIPEDDIRLRKNRDQHCANFLESATVLATKEDKMEIEVPVSEHKSITTVASPDPIDNPSHFFSPAASHNGLKDRHESLDSEVAKEIRYLDEVLEANCCDSAADNTFNGSSSPEPSAVTIMDGSGASVNVSNDSIPCGREANVVDKQTPLVIEPLKASVTDENLKSNGHSLSGLKEDTRENLKVPGSPTSSNSSRRSSKDGETTLTTLKKEAKFELRAFHEDKKPSKLFEDEEEKEKYRVRKVRPSEEMMELEKERRELIKSQAVKKNPSIAAKWWNPPQEKTLEDQLDEEHLESHKKYKERKERQQQQGATPASPKQVSCSFAPPEPVNTKKEDIVTEQIDFSAARKQFQLMEHSGPSQSQIPPRRSGTPKMFSIKPFYKSLNPSHADRPLSSVTRPVSVCGQAGQLETNNGTVVKAQKVSCTSEDDASAQTTTTDPVRDLPCSDSPKAGQASKLWAEDGEFMSARAIFTVVKDDGQGVLDQFSKSGSASSPPEELDSGLDDLSVRSQDTTVLETLSNDFSMDNISDSGASNETMSALQESLLADFSLPQTPQADIPADCRGKGISKSFSDPGCDSPSSALADSMLIDDQLEYHAGLLVQNAIQQAIAEQADKASCKEEEIPAEKEISIKEQPATTRPTLVSKAQQNPMFAPPQVSSPVQDKRDTLPKTSKEEDSGLREGKTLQQSPVYSASQPFLVEENRHEVSYFSKYSEAAELRSTASILATQEPEVTVGPFKLRSRKQRTLSMIEEEIRAAQEREEELKRQRQGLQVAPSPVTKSAPPMPTRTVSYKTAPGKIEKIKPPPSPTTEGPLSQSDSPPEEPVGAQRPKNLMQTLMEDYETHKTKRRERMDDSSVLEATRVNRRKSALALRWEAGIYANREEDE; encoded by the exons aaatctTCTAGAATCCCTGAGGATGACATCAGgttgagaaaaaacagagacCAACACTGTGCCAATTTCTTGGAGTCAGCTACTGTGCTTGCTACAAAGGAAGATAAAATGGAAATTGAAGTTCCAGTTTCTGAACACAAAAGCATCACCACAGTGGCTTCACCAGATCCCATAGACAATCCAAgccactttttttcccctgctgccAGCCACAATGGACTTAAGGACAGGCATGAATCTCTGGACAGTGAAGTTGCTAAAGAGATCAGATACCTAGATGAAGTACTGGAGGCAAATTGCTGTGATTCTGCTGCAGATAATACCTTCAATGGGAGCTCCTCCCCCGAACCAAGTGCAGTCACCATTATGGATGGCTCAGGAGCATCTGTTAACGTCAGCAATGATTCAATACCCTGTGGAAGGGAAGCAAATGTAGTTGACAAGCAGACACCTTTGGTAATTGAACCATTGAAAGCTAGCGTAACAGATGAGAACCTGAAATCTAATGGCCATTCCTTGAGTGGACTGAAAGAAGACACTAGGGAGAATCTGAAGGTGCCAGGAAGTCCCACTTCTTCAAACAGTTCTAGGAGATCCTCTAAGGATGGAGAAACAACTCTTACAACCCTTAAGAAAGAGGCAAAGTTTGAACTACGAGCCTTCCATGAAGACAAAAAGCCCTCAAAGCTCTttgaagatgaggaagagaaagaaaaatacagagttCGCAAAGTGAGACCGTCAGAGGAAATGATGGAacttgaaaaggaaagaagggaacTCATCAAGAGCCAGGCTGTCAAGAAAAACCCCAGCATTGCCGCCAAATGGTGGAACCCTCCCCAAGAGAAGACCCTGGAGGATCAACTGGATGAAGAGCATCTGGAGTCCCACAAGAAGTACAAGGAGCGCAAGGAGAGACAACAGCAGCAAGGTGCAACACCAGCATCCCCTAAACAGGTCAGCTGCTCCTTTGCACCACCAGAGCCAGTCAATACCAAGAAAGAGGATATTGTCACAGAGCAAATTGACTTCTCAGCTGCCAGAAAGCAGTTCCAGCTGATGGAGCATTCAGGTCCATCTCAGAGTCAGATCCCACCAAGACGGTCAGGAACACCCAAAATGTTCTCCATCAAACCCTTCTACAAAAGCCTCAATCCTTCACATGCAGACAGACCGCTGTCCTCTGTGACAAGACCTGTTTCAGTGTGTGGGCAAGCAGGACAGCTTGAGACTAACAATGGCACTGTTGTCAAAGCACAGAAGGTTTCCTGTACTTCAGAAGATGATGCAAGTGCTCAGACTACCACTACTGATCCAGTGAGAGACTTACCATGCAGTGATAGCCCCAAAGCTGGACAGGCCTCAAAATTGTGGGCGGAGGATGGAGAATTCATGAGTGCAAGAGCCATTTTCACGGTGGTGAAAGATGATGGACAGGGAGTGCTAGACCAGTTCTCAAAGTCAGGCAGTGCCTCTTCCCCTCCTGAGGAGCTTGACTCTGGTTTGGATGACTTGTCTGTCAGGTCACAGGATACCACTGTCTTGGAGACCCTTTCCAATGACTTCAGCATGGATAACATCAGCGACAGTGGTGCCTCTAATGAGACCATGAGTGCCCTACAGGAAAGCTTGCTGGCCGATTTCTCCCTGCCACAGACTCCACAGGCTGACATACCAGCAGACTGCAGGGGCAAAGGCATCTCCAAGTCATTCAGCGACCCGGGCTGTGACTCGCCCTCCTCTGCTTTGGCAGACTCCATGCTGATTGATGACCAGCTGGAGTACCATGCTGGCCTACTGGTTCAGAATGCCATCCAACAAGCCATAGCCGAGCAGGCAGATAAAGCAAGCTGCAAGGAGGAAGAAATCCCAGCGGAGAAGGAGATCTCAATCAAAGAGCAGCCAGCTACCACCAGGCCAACCCTAGTCTCCAAGGCGCAGCAGAACCCAATGTTTGCTCCACCCCAGGTGTCTTCACCTGTTCAAGACAAAAGGGACACCCTACCAAAGACTTCAAAAGAGGAAGACTCAGGACTCAGGGAAGGGAAGACCTTGCAGCAGTCGCCTGTGTATTCAGCCAGCCAACCATTCCTTGTGGAGGAAAACAGGCATGAAGTCAGCTATTTCAGCAAGTATTCAGAGGcagctgagctgaggagcactgCCTCCATCCTGGCCACGCAGGAGCCAGAAGTGACTGTGGGTCCTTTCAAGTTACGGTCAAGGAAGCAGCGGACTTTGTCGATGATAGAAGAAGAGATCAGAGCTGctcaggaaagagaagaggagctGAAGAGGCAGCGGCAAGGTCTGCAGGTGGCACCAAGCCCTGTTACGAAGAGCGCACCACCCATGCCCACCAGAACCGTGTCTTACAAAACCGCACCAG GAAAGATAGAGAAGATTAAGCCTCCTCCATCCCCCACTACCGAAGGCCCCCTCTCGCAGTCCGACTCACCGCCTGAGGAACCTGTGGGAGCTCAGCGACCCAAGAACCTGATGCAGACCCTCATGGAGGATTATGAAACACACAAAACTAAGAGACGAGAAAGGATGGATGACAGCAGT GTGCTGGAGGCAACGAGGGTGAACCGCAGGAAGAGCGCTCTGGCACTGCGCTGGGAAGCTGGCATTTACGCCAACCGGGAGGAGGATGAGTAG
- the PALM2AKAP2 gene encoding PALM2-AKAP2 fusion protein isoform X4, producing MEIEVPVSEHKSITTVASPDPIDNPSHFFSPAASHNGLKDRHESLDSEVAKEIRYLDEVLEANCCDSAADNTFNGSSSPEPSAVTIMDGSGASVNVSNDSIPCGREANVVDKQTPLVIEPLKASVTDENLKSNGHSLSGLKEDTRENLKVPGSPTSSNSSRRSSKDGETTLTTLKKEAKFELRAFHEDKKPSKLFEDEEEKEKYRVRKVRPSEEMMELEKERRELIKSQAVKKNPSIAAKWWNPPQEKTLEDQLDEEHLESHKKYKERKERQQQQGATPASPKQVSCSFAPPEPVNTKKEDIVTEQIDFSAARKQFQLMEHSGPSQSQIPPRRSGTPKMFSIKPFYKSLNPSHADRPLSSVTRPVSVCGQAGQLETNNGTVVKAQKVSCTSEDDASAQTTTTDPVRDLPCSDSPKAGQASKLWAEDGEFMSARAIFTVVKDDGQGVLDQFSKSGSASSPPEELDSGLDDLSVRSQDTTVLETLSNDFSMDNISDSGASNETMSALQESLLADFSLPQTPQADIPADCRGKGISKSFSDPGCDSPSSALADSMLIDDQLEYHAGLLVQNAIQQAIAEQADKASCKEEEIPAEKEISIKEQPATTRPTLVSKAQQNPMFAPPQVSSPVQDKRDTLPKTSKEEDSGLREGKTLQQSPVYSASQPFLVEENRHEVSYFSKYSEAAELRSTASILATQEPEVTVGPFKLRSRKQRTLSMIEEEIRAAQEREEELKRQRQGLQVAPSPVTKSAPPMPTRTVSYKTAPGKIEKIKPPPSPTTEGPLSQSDSPPEEPVGAQRPKNLMQTLMEDYETHKTKRRERMDDSSVLEATRVNRRKSALALRWEAGIYANREEDE from the exons ATGGAAATTGAAGTTCCAGTTTCTGAACACAAAAGCATCACCACAGTGGCTTCACCAGATCCCATAGACAATCCAAgccactttttttcccctgctgccAGCCACAATGGACTTAAGGACAGGCATGAATCTCTGGACAGTGAAGTTGCTAAAGAGATCAGATACCTAGATGAAGTACTGGAGGCAAATTGCTGTGATTCTGCTGCAGATAATACCTTCAATGGGAGCTCCTCCCCCGAACCAAGTGCAGTCACCATTATGGATGGCTCAGGAGCATCTGTTAACGTCAGCAATGATTCAATACCCTGTGGAAGGGAAGCAAATGTAGTTGACAAGCAGACACCTTTGGTAATTGAACCATTGAAAGCTAGCGTAACAGATGAGAACCTGAAATCTAATGGCCATTCCTTGAGTGGACTGAAAGAAGACACTAGGGAGAATCTGAAGGTGCCAGGAAGTCCCACTTCTTCAAACAGTTCTAGGAGATCCTCTAAGGATGGAGAAACAACTCTTACAACCCTTAAGAAAGAGGCAAAGTTTGAACTACGAGCCTTCCATGAAGACAAAAAGCCCTCAAAGCTCTttgaagatgaggaagagaaagaaaaatacagagttCGCAAAGTGAGACCGTCAGAGGAAATGATGGAacttgaaaaggaaagaagggaacTCATCAAGAGCCAGGCTGTCAAGAAAAACCCCAGCATTGCCGCCAAATGGTGGAACCCTCCCCAAGAGAAGACCCTGGAGGATCAACTGGATGAAGAGCATCTGGAGTCCCACAAGAAGTACAAGGAGCGCAAGGAGAGACAACAGCAGCAAGGTGCAACACCAGCATCCCCTAAACAGGTCAGCTGCTCCTTTGCACCACCAGAGCCAGTCAATACCAAGAAAGAGGATATTGTCACAGAGCAAATTGACTTCTCAGCTGCCAGAAAGCAGTTCCAGCTGATGGAGCATTCAGGTCCATCTCAGAGTCAGATCCCACCAAGACGGTCAGGAACACCCAAAATGTTCTCCATCAAACCCTTCTACAAAAGCCTCAATCCTTCACATGCAGACAGACCGCTGTCCTCTGTGACAAGACCTGTTTCAGTGTGTGGGCAAGCAGGACAGCTTGAGACTAACAATGGCACTGTTGTCAAAGCACAGAAGGTTTCCTGTACTTCAGAAGATGATGCAAGTGCTCAGACTACCACTACTGATCCAGTGAGAGACTTACCATGCAGTGATAGCCCCAAAGCTGGACAGGCCTCAAAATTGTGGGCGGAGGATGGAGAATTCATGAGTGCAAGAGCCATTTTCACGGTGGTGAAAGATGATGGACAGGGAGTGCTAGACCAGTTCTCAAAGTCAGGCAGTGCCTCTTCCCCTCCTGAGGAGCTTGACTCTGGTTTGGATGACTTGTCTGTCAGGTCACAGGATACCACTGTCTTGGAGACCCTTTCCAATGACTTCAGCATGGATAACATCAGCGACAGTGGTGCCTCTAATGAGACCATGAGTGCCCTACAGGAAAGCTTGCTGGCCGATTTCTCCCTGCCACAGACTCCACAGGCTGACATACCAGCAGACTGCAGGGGCAAAGGCATCTCCAAGTCATTCAGCGACCCGGGCTGTGACTCGCCCTCCTCTGCTTTGGCAGACTCCATGCTGATTGATGACCAGCTGGAGTACCATGCTGGCCTACTGGTTCAGAATGCCATCCAACAAGCCATAGCCGAGCAGGCAGATAAAGCAAGCTGCAAGGAGGAAGAAATCCCAGCGGAGAAGGAGATCTCAATCAAAGAGCAGCCAGCTACCACCAGGCCAACCCTAGTCTCCAAGGCGCAGCAGAACCCAATGTTTGCTCCACCCCAGGTGTCTTCACCTGTTCAAGACAAAAGGGACACCCTACCAAAGACTTCAAAAGAGGAAGACTCAGGACTCAGGGAAGGGAAGACCTTGCAGCAGTCGCCTGTGTATTCAGCCAGCCAACCATTCCTTGTGGAGGAAAACAGGCATGAAGTCAGCTATTTCAGCAAGTATTCAGAGGcagctgagctgaggagcactgCCTCCATCCTGGCCACGCAGGAGCCAGAAGTGACTGTGGGTCCTTTCAAGTTACGGTCAAGGAAGCAGCGGACTTTGTCGATGATAGAAGAAGAGATCAGAGCTGctcaggaaagagaagaggagctGAAGAGGCAGCGGCAAGGTCTGCAGGTGGCACCAAGCCCTGTTACGAAGAGCGCACCACCCATGCCCACCAGAACCGTGTCTTACAAAACCGCACCAG GAAAGATAGAGAAGATTAAGCCTCCTCCATCCCCCACTACCGAAGGCCCCCTCTCGCAGTCCGACTCACCGCCTGAGGAACCTGTGGGAGCTCAGCGACCCAAGAACCTGATGCAGACCCTCATGGAGGATTATGAAACACACAAAACTAAGAGACGAGAAAGGATGGATGACAGCAGT GTGCTGGAGGCAACGAGGGTGAACCGCAGGAAGAGCGCTCTGGCACTGCGCTGGGAAGCTGGCATTTACGCCAACCGGGAGGAGGATGAGTAG